From the genome of Candidatus Hydrogenedentota bacterium:
GATGCGGTTGGCGGCAAGATTGGTCACCTCGATTTCGAGGGTGTTTTTGCCGGGCTTGAGCCATTTGCCGACAGGCAGCCGGTATGGCGGACACCACACACTGCCCGCCGCTTCGCCGTTGACCCGGACCCTGGCGCATTCATGCACCCCGCCGAGGTCCAGCATCCATTCCGGGCTTTCCGCGCCGGGCCTGTGCTCAAACTCAACGCGGTACAGCGCGGTGCCGGAGAAAGCGTCCGTTTCCGGGGTGTTGCGCGCGGTCCAGCAGGCGGGTTCCACCGACTCGTAGGCGGGCGGCAGCGTGGGGCCGCCATCGAGGAATGACACCTTCCAGGTGCCGGTGACGGGAACCGCATCGCCCGCCGATTCCCACAGGTTCCAGGGGGCTCCCGCCCTGGGCGTGTCATACACCCTTACGATGCCGGACTGCCCCGGCATGAGTTCCAGGCGGACGGCGCATCCGCCGTTTTCCGCGCGCAGGGGAATTATGCCGGACACGCCGGTCATGGGGTCGAAGAGGGCCGCCGCCGCGCCGCCGGTGGACAGGGGCAGCCACCCGTCAAAGGGCGTGCCGCCCCGGTTCACCAGGAACCACGCATGGCCGTCCTCCACGCGCCGCCGCACAAAGGCGATGCCGTGGTCCACAGCCGCCTCGCGCCGCAGGGGGACCGCGCCCAGACCCGCCTCAAGGGTCTCCGCCTCGACCACATTCGGCAGGGCGCGGAGCGCCGCCAGCCGTTCCGCCAGTTCGGCGCGGCGGGCCCCCAGATTTCCCAGTCCCGGCACATCCCCCGGCAGGGGACCAATGGAGAGCACCGCCATGCCGCTGTTGGCCAGTTCGGCCAGCCGGGCAAGGGTCTGCGGGGGCATGAGGCCGCAGTGCGGCAGAATGACCGCGCGGTACCGGGAGAGGTCCGCCGTGGCCAGCAGGCGGTCGGACACGAAATCGAGGTCATAGCCCAGGTCCCAGAGGGCCATGGCCGTCTCGTGGAAGTCCTTGAGGGCGGTGTGCATCCATTCGCTGGTGTTGTGGACCGTGAGCCGGTGCAGCCCCGGCGTCTCCTTGCTTGGCTGGGGCCACAGGTCGTAGACGGGGTTGTACAGCAGGATTTCCGCGTCGGGCGCGCCGGCCTGCAGGAAAGACTGGCACCGGGTGACATAGCCGTTGATCTCCGGAAGGTGCCGGTGCCAGGGATTTGTCGGGCCGGCATGGGTGGACGCGTAGAAGAGCCAGCCCGGCCAGGGCGCGTCCTCCGGGGAGTAGGCCGTGCCGTGGTAAAAGGCGTGGTTCACCCCGCCGAGAAACAGCTTGTCCATCTCCGCCTTCACGGCGGCGGGCCGCTCCTGAAAATGCTCGTCCAACCAGGTGCAGGACTCCGACGCGACCAGGGGCCTGCCCGCGACATGCGCGGCGGATGAGGCGAACTTCGTCATGAGGATTTCCGAACCCTCGCGCCCGAAGCCCTCCGTCTCCGGGATGTCCGATGCGGCATAGAGGTCCAGCAGGTTGCCCGGCGAGCCGTGGGCCTCGTTGCGGCTGCGCGCGCCCCGCGCCCGTATCCACGCCGCCCAGGGCTCCGTGAACTCCTCCAGCAGCAGCTCGCCCACGGTCTCGTTGTAGTCCGAGCGGACCCGGCCCGTCGTGTCCGCGTCACCGAGGCCCATCAGCGCCGGGAGTTTCCCCCGCAGGTCGTAGCCCCGCCGCTCCTTGAACTTGTCAAAAAGCGCGTCCGTCCAGTTCTGTCCGTAGACCTCGTAGGAGTCCAGATAAAAGCAGCGCGGCCCCTCACCCGGATTTTTGCCAAAGGCCTCCTCAAAACGCGCCAGATAATGCGCCAGTTTCGGCCTGGACCAGTGGTCCAGCACATTGCCCTCGCCCCCCGGCGCGGCGCGTTTCACCTGCATTTTGGTCCAGCCCTGGAATACCGCCGCCAGCATCCAGGCCCCGCTCTCCGGGCTCCAGTCCAGCACCCCGTCAGGGGTCACCTTTGCGGTGAGGTCCAGCACGGTCCCGTCGTCGGCGTACCCCATCAGGGCCTGGAGTCGCGCCCCGGGCTGTTCCAGGCAGCGGACAGGCTCCTCCAGCCGTCCCCCGGCCGCCACGGTATACGGCTGGAAAAACGCCTTCGGTGACGCCTGTTCCGGTCCCACCCACGGTCCGCCATAGGGCCAGCCCGTGCCCAGGGTCATGTCAATGCCCAGGTCCACCTTCTCCGCCTCGCGCACGGCGCAGTGCAGCAGCTCCATCCACCGGTCGGACAAGTACGGCACATACTGGTCCTGCCAGCCCTCCGCGCCGTAAATCGGGATAATGTGCATGCCGCCAAGACCCGCCTCCCG
Proteins encoded in this window:
- a CDS encoding glycoside hydrolase translates to MFTTSFAGIIRRAGLLALCALCAVPALASPPEWPPVTRECRPWTYWWWMGSAVTEAELARHARVYREAGLGGMHIIPIYGAEGWQDQYVPYLSDRWMELLHCAVREAEKVDLGIDMTLGTGWPYGGPWVGPEQASPKAFFQPYTVAAGGRLEEPVRCLEQPGARLQALMGYADDGTVLDLTAKVTPDGVLDWSPESGAWMLAAVFQGWTKMQVKRAAPGGEGNVLDHWSRPKLAHYLARFEEAFGKNPGEGPRCFYLDSYEVYGQNWTDALFDKFKERRGYDLRGKLPALMGLGDADTTGRVRSDYNETVGELLLEEFTEPWAAWIRARGARSRNEAHGSPGNLLDLYAASDIPETEGFGREGSEILMTKFASSAAHVAGRPLVASESCTWLDEHFQERPAAVKAEMDKLFLGGVNHAFYHGTAYSPEDAPWPGWLFYASTHAGPTNPWHRHLPEINGYVTRCQSFLQAGAPDAEILLYNPVYDLWPQPSKETPGLHRLTVHNTSEWMHTALKDFHETAMALWDLGYDLDFVSDRLLATADLSRYRAVILPHCGLMPPQTLARLAELANSGMAVLSIGPLPGDVPGLGNLGARRAELAERLAALRALPNVVEAETLEAGLGAVPLRREAAVDHGIAFVRRRVEDGHAWFLVNRGGTPFDGWLPLSTGGAAAALFDPMTGVSGIIPLRAENGGCAVRLELMPGQSGIVRVYDTPRAGAPWNLWESAGDAVPVTGTWKVSFLDGGPTLPPAYESVEPACWTARNTPETDAFSGTALYRVEFEHRPGAESPEWMLDLGGVHECARVRVNGEAAGSVWCPPYRLPVGKWLKPGKNTLEIEVTNLAANRIAAMDRNKEPWQKFFFVNIDYKPFDASGWPVAPSGLEGPVTLTPLRGK